In a genomic window of Paramicrobacterium chengjingii:
- a CDS encoding FtsK/SpoIIIE domain-containing protein → MKLKLVLRRENGATSDVVVTADSTATVGDVARTFLHDDPNLALAPWATDDVTMAVSSPDGSQRVTLDPDSPIGESALGSGFDVSVVDAATRTDETAAAVLTILSGPDAGRETLLAEGSGTIGRDADATVTINDPMVSKKHARIEITAAGTEIVDLNSANGILVDGGLVPRLRMMEGRRATLGDTVITVTPLNDTDAGERTIIERGGLLGFNRSPRVELRYVGEEMPAPEVPSDKEPRPFPWIMMIAPVLMGGFMYAMTKNPLSLGFIAMAPMMMMGNFLMQSSRTSKKQQKEIFDFELQLEAMEDRLVNEEPQERVTRLRESPSVAEIFDEAQQLGPMLWTRRPEHWNFLDLRLGIGPMPRRLTIGDLENEGGIEDYRVRLDALRSRFEQIAHVPVVENPHIAGALGVCGATSAVCDTVRALGVQLAGLHSPSEVTFAALTSTGIASEFEWLKWMPHTTSPHNPLGDFPLADNPATGTVLLNLLEGLVAERIGNLRTSDVARGPHADEASAAHRGTKVGDDKFESDFEPETPVLIMFIDNDVDVDRARLVQLIERAAEARIYAIWMAPTIEALPAACRTVVDVASGLDHAQVSFVRQGRTVDDVDVEGVSQHYATVLARRLAPVVDAGAVIADSSDLPRSVSLLSLTGSDLADDPQAALERWHQNASIIDRSGGAPVRRKRAGTLRALIGQGSPDAMHLDLRVQGPHALVGGTTGSGKSEFLQAWVLGMAAEYSPDRVTFLFVDYKGGSAFAECVNLPHCVGLVTDLSPHLVRRALTSLRAELHFREHLLNRKKAKDLLELEKRGDPECPPALVLVIDEFAALAGEVPEFVDGVVDIAQRGRSLGIHLIMATQRPAGVIKDNLRANTNLRVALRMADESDSKDVVGDAIAGTFDPTIPGRGIAKTGPGRLIPFQSGYAGGWTSDEPEKSAVDVAEFHFGTLIPWESEATSDAHEVEEDLGPNDQTRMVASFVAAAKDARIPEPRRPWLDDLPETYDLIELPHRSDEAIVMGVSDRPEKQAQEPSYFFPDRDGHMAIYGTGGTGKTALLRTLAISSVLGDQGGPVHVFGMDFGTGALRSIEALPHVGSVVPGDDYERVSRLLKTLRGELNRRSEEFSNVNAGSIAEYRELAGVPREPRILLLLDGFGGFRSEYETTLARAPLYNAFIRLLGEGRPLGMHVVLTADRSGSVPSAVSAAIQRRTILRLPDPASYQLLGAPKDVLDESSPPGRAVVDGYETQLAVIGGTANVSEQTRATESLAAELVERGVGRAPEVGALPKEAPIEDMPDAVNDLPVAGISEETLAPCGFEPIGTFMIGGPPRSGKTNTLRALTRTIKAWDPGAKLFHIAGRRAKLADDMEWTRSAVRTDDVIELVKELTEIVSDEEITDKLVIVVENLTQFNGSAADKPLVTLAQRVNRSDHLLITEADVANLSSGIGLIGEMKAGRAGIVLKPDTHDGDSIFKTPFPRVARHESPEGRGFMVQNGQVLRVQVPLVSP, encoded by the coding sequence ATGAAGCTGAAGCTCGTCCTTCGCCGTGAGAACGGTGCTACGTCAGACGTTGTCGTGACGGCAGACTCAACGGCTACCGTCGGTGACGTCGCGCGCACATTCCTGCACGATGATCCGAACCTGGCGCTCGCGCCGTGGGCAACAGACGACGTCACGATGGCTGTATCGTCTCCCGATGGCAGCCAGCGCGTGACGCTCGACCCCGACAGCCCGATCGGCGAGTCAGCGCTGGGCTCTGGTTTCGACGTCTCTGTCGTCGACGCAGCAACTCGCACAGACGAGACAGCCGCCGCAGTTCTCACAATTCTGAGCGGGCCGGATGCCGGTCGCGAGACCCTGCTCGCCGAAGGCAGCGGAACGATCGGGCGAGACGCAGACGCAACAGTGACGATCAACGACCCGATGGTCTCGAAGAAGCATGCGCGCATTGAGATTACGGCGGCGGGAACCGAGATTGTCGATCTCAACTCAGCGAACGGCATCCTCGTTGATGGTGGGCTCGTTCCGCGTCTGCGCATGATGGAGGGGCGTCGAGCGACGCTCGGAGACACGGTGATCACTGTGACTCCGCTCAACGATACAGATGCAGGCGAACGCACGATCATCGAGCGTGGAGGCCTTCTCGGCTTCAACCGCTCCCCGAGGGTGGAGCTGCGGTACGTCGGCGAAGAGATGCCCGCACCGGAGGTGCCGTCAGACAAGGAACCTCGACCGTTCCCCTGGATCATGATGATCGCTCCCGTGCTCATGGGCGGATTCATGTACGCGATGACGAAGAACCCGTTGAGCCTCGGATTCATCGCCATGGCTCCGATGATGATGATGGGGAACTTCTTGATGCAGAGTTCTCGCACATCGAAGAAGCAGCAGAAAGAGATCTTCGACTTCGAGTTGCAGCTTGAGGCCATGGAAGATCGTCTGGTGAACGAAGAGCCTCAGGAACGCGTGACGCGCCTGCGGGAGAGTCCGTCTGTTGCCGAAATCTTCGATGAGGCGCAGCAACTTGGTCCGATGCTCTGGACGCGCCGTCCCGAACACTGGAACTTTCTCGACCTGCGCCTCGGCATCGGACCGATGCCGAGGAGATTAACGATCGGCGACCTTGAAAACGAGGGCGGTATTGAAGACTACCGAGTACGGTTAGACGCCCTTCGGTCGCGGTTCGAGCAGATCGCGCACGTTCCCGTCGTCGAGAACCCACACATCGCGGGCGCGCTTGGAGTCTGTGGAGCGACAAGCGCCGTCTGTGACACTGTGCGCGCCCTTGGCGTTCAGCTCGCCGGCCTGCATTCGCCATCCGAAGTCACATTTGCCGCGCTCACGAGCACGGGAATCGCGAGCGAGTTCGAATGGCTCAAATGGATGCCGCATACGACGTCCCCGCACAATCCGTTGGGCGACTTCCCTCTCGCAGACAACCCCGCAACCGGAACCGTGCTTCTCAACCTGCTCGAAGGTCTTGTCGCCGAGAGAATCGGCAACCTGCGAACCAGCGATGTTGCACGAGGCCCACATGCCGATGAAGCGTCGGCCGCGCATCGTGGCACCAAGGTCGGCGACGACAAATTCGAGTCGGACTTCGAGCCAGAGACTCCCGTTCTCATCATGTTCATCGATAACGACGTCGACGTGGATCGCGCGCGACTCGTGCAGCTGATTGAACGAGCTGCCGAAGCACGAATCTACGCGATCTGGATGGCCCCGACCATCGAGGCTTTGCCCGCGGCCTGCCGAACCGTCGTTGACGTGGCTTCCGGCCTTGACCACGCTCAGGTCAGCTTCGTCCGCCAGGGGCGCACGGTTGACGATGTCGACGTCGAGGGCGTTTCTCAGCACTACGCAACGGTGCTGGCCCGGCGGCTTGCTCCCGTTGTCGATGCCGGTGCTGTGATCGCCGACTCGAGCGACCTTCCTCGCAGCGTGTCGCTGCTTTCTCTCACGGGTTCCGACCTCGCAGACGACCCGCAGGCTGCTCTCGAGCGCTGGCACCAGAACGCGTCGATTATCGACCGCAGCGGCGGTGCACCCGTGCGCAGGAAGAGAGCCGGCACGCTGCGGGCACTCATTGGGCAGGGGTCTCCCGACGCGATGCACCTCGATCTTCGAGTACAAGGCCCGCACGCACTCGTCGGTGGAACAACCGGTTCGGGCAAATCGGAATTTCTGCAGGCCTGGGTGCTCGGCATGGCGGCGGAGTACAGTCCTGACCGCGTGACGTTCCTCTTCGTCGATTACAAGGGCGGATCGGCGTTTGCCGAGTGCGTCAATCTGCCGCACTGCGTGGGCCTGGTCACCGATCTCAGCCCGCATCTGGTGCGCCGTGCCCTCACGAGTCTGCGGGCCGAGCTGCACTTCCGCGAGCACTTGCTGAACCGGAAGAAGGCGAAAGACCTTCTTGAACTCGAGAAACGTGGCGACCCCGAGTGCCCTCCTGCTCTCGTGCTGGTCATTGACGAGTTCGCCGCTCTCGCGGGCGAGGTTCCCGAGTTCGTTGACGGCGTCGTTGACATTGCTCAGCGCGGACGTTCTCTCGGCATCCACCTGATTATGGCGACCCAGCGGCCAGCCGGTGTCATCAAAGACAACCTTCGTGCGAACACGAACCTGCGTGTGGCGTTGCGCATGGCAGATGAGAGCGATTCGAAGGACGTCGTCGGCGACGCTATCGCGGGCACATTCGACCCGACGATTCCTGGTCGAGGCATTGCAAAGACCGGTCCTGGCCGACTCATTCCGTTTCAATCGGGGTATGCGGGTGGATGGACGTCGGACGAGCCTGAGAAGAGTGCAGTCGACGTCGCTGAGTTCCATTTCGGAACTCTCATCCCGTGGGAATCGGAGGCCACAAGCGACGCCCACGAAGTCGAGGAAGATCTGGGTCCGAACGATCAGACGCGGATGGTTGCCTCGTTCGTCGCGGCGGCCAAGGACGCTCGGATTCCCGAACCTCGCCGCCCCTGGCTTGACGATTTGCCCGAGACGTACGACCTCATTGAACTGCCGCATCGCTCCGACGAGGCGATCGTGATGGGAGTCAGTGACAGACCGGAAAAGCAGGCTCAGGAGCCGAGCTACTTCTTTCCAGACCGCGATGGGCACATGGCGATCTATGGGACCGGAGGAACAGGCAAGACTGCACTGTTGCGTACGCTGGCCATCAGCTCGGTGCTGGGCGACCAGGGTGGCCCAGTGCACGTCTTTGGAATGGACTTCGGAACCGGGGCGCTGCGCTCGATCGAGGCACTGCCGCATGTCGGATCTGTTGTGCCCGGGGACGATTACGAGCGGGTGTCCCGCCTCCTGAAGACTTTGCGCGGCGAGCTCAATCGTCGGTCAGAGGAATTCTCTAACGTCAACGCCGGAAGCATCGCCGAGTACCGGGAACTCGCTGGCGTCCCCCGCGAACCGCGGATACTCTTACTGCTCGACGGCTTCGGCGGTTTTCGTTCTGAGTATGAGACAACACTTGCGCGCGCTCCTCTCTACAATGCCTTCATTCGATTGCTCGGCGAAGGGCGGCCACTTGGCATGCACGTCGTGCTGACTGCCGATCGCAGCGGGAGCGTTCCGAGCGCTGTCTCGGCGGCGATTCAGCGCCGCACCATTCTGCGCTTGCCCGACCCAGCGTCATACCAGCTTCTTGGTGCGCCAAAGGACGTGCTCGACGAAAGCTCGCCTCCGGGGCGCGCCGTCGTCGACGGCTATGAGACACAACTTGCCGTGATCGGCGGAACGGCAAACGTCTCGGAACAGACGCGAGCGACCGAGTCGCTTGCTGCCGAGCTGGTCGAGCGGGGCGTCGGCAGAGCTCCTGAGGTGGGTGCCTTGCCGAAGGAAGCACCGATCGAAGACATGCCCGATGCGGTCAACGATCTCCCCGTCGCGGGCATCTCGGAAGAGACGCTCGCACCGTGCGGGTTCGAGCCGATCGGAACGTTCATGATCGGGGGGCCTCCGCGAAGCGGGAAGACAAATACCCTTCGCGCACTGACCCGAACGATCAAAGCGTGGGATCCAGGCGCAAAGCTCTTCCACATCGCCGGTCGTCGTGCGAAACTCGCAGATGACATGGAGTGGACACGCAGTGCTGTGCGCACTGACGACGTCATTGAGCTCGTGAAAGAACTGACCGAGATTGTCAGTGACGAAGAGATCACAGACAAATTGGTCATCGTCGTGGAGAACCTCACCCAGTTCAACGGGTCGGCGGCAGACAAGCCGTTGGTGACTCTCGCGCAGAGAGTCAATCGGAGTGACCACCTTCTGATCACCGAGGCTGACGTTGCCAATCTGTCGTCGGGTATCGGCCTGATTGGCGAGATGAAAGCGGGTAGGGCCGGAATCGTCTTGAAACCGGATACCCATGACGGTGACTCGATCTTCAAGACGCCGTTCCCGCGGGTTGCTCGGCACGAGTCGCCGGAGGGTCGCGGGTTCATGGTGCAGAACGGGCAGGTCCTGCGTGTGCAGGTGCCGCTTGTCTCGCCGTAA
- a CDS encoding SDR family NAD(P)-dependent oxidoreductase → MSLRVERRTVVVTGANAGLGFWTTLRLVESGDRVVMACRSDERADAAAAAIRRRVPTAQLEFVRLDTADLGSVAEAAAQLNAMERIDVLIENAGIVHTPSTRRETVDGLELVAATNFFGHFALAAALLPALKRTPGSRIVTLGSQTVLWPWPRLDDPQSERFYNGLLAYARSKIMLQSFGFELDRRLAASGVLVRSLVAHPGYSISGRTPRVPAVNEPRRVKRFRDNLQAPFSQGKHRGALPIVCAASDSSPPVGHAFYGPKWMLKGDATRCTPASLTTNRTVAAAIWAEAERATGVPFSPEMHAMGRTPP, encoded by the coding sequence ATGAGCCTGCGGGTAGAACGCCGCACGGTCGTCGTGACGGGCGCGAACGCGGGCCTCGGGTTCTGGACGACTCTGCGCCTCGTTGAGTCGGGTGACCGCGTGGTGATGGCATGTCGCAGCGACGAACGGGCGGATGCCGCAGCAGCGGCCATTCGGCGGCGGGTGCCAACGGCGCAACTTGAGTTCGTGCGACTCGATACCGCAGATCTCGGTTCGGTTGCCGAGGCCGCCGCGCAGTTGAACGCTATGGAACGCATCGACGTGCTGATCGAGAACGCTGGCATCGTGCACACGCCGTCGACGCGCAGGGAAACCGTCGACGGACTCGAACTCGTCGCCGCCACAAACTTCTTCGGTCACTTCGCTCTCGCCGCCGCGCTGCTGCCTGCACTGAAGCGCACGCCCGGCTCCCGCATCGTGACGCTCGGCAGCCAAACGGTGCTCTGGCCGTGGCCACGCCTCGACGACCCGCAGTCGGAGCGCTTCTACAACGGCCTCCTCGCCTACGCTCGTTCAAAGATCATGCTGCAGTCGTTTGGCTTCGAGCTCGATCGTCGCCTCGCGGCATCCGGAGTTCTCGTGAGGTCGCTCGTCGCTCACCCCGGCTACTCCATCTCGGGCAGAACACCGCGCGTTCCGGCCGTGAACGAGCCGCGCCGCGTCAAGCGATTTCGCGACAACCTGCAGGCACCCTTCAGTCAGGGAAAGCACCGTGGAGCGCTGCCCATTGTTTGTGCGGCATCCGACTCGTCACCGCCAGTCGGCCACGCGTTCTATGGGCCGAAATGGATGCTGAAGGGCGATGCCACGCGCTGCACCCCGGCATCGTTGACAACGAACCGCACTGTCGCGGCAGCCATCTGGGCCGAGGCGGAACGTGCGACGGGCGTGCCCTTTTCGCCCGAGATGCACGCCATGGGCAGAACTCCACCATGA
- a CDS encoding FtsX-like permease family protein: protein MTAIATQPTQSVPHKGRMPVIRLTWMLARPGAQSPATIVLPAIAFAVTTALLLIVAGGVLMFWRWTSDDAALYQMLSVLALALLVVPLASLGGSAARLSARRRDDRLSTLRLLGATPGAVIRMTVVESTAVAVIGALVGVALYAASMPLVGLIPFGGEQIGAASLWVGAPMVLGVVAGVAVIAALSSVIGLRQVVISPLGVRTKQQPQRVHWVRVLVGAGIVITGFIVLQSLGALGDWGVVIIVLAGTFGAGVAVLGLVGPWAVGLLARAQLRSAKTAQKLIAARSILDNPKAAWRQVSGVAMTSFVAVVGGSGTALAVTASASANPQDLVLIFDIRTGILITLIASFLMVACSAGVNQAAEILDRRETWVNLDRVGMSRSAMEAVRTRLVFVPLIFVALLSAIVGGVLVFPLLGLSVIFAPASLLVIVVCFVAGFALVGVAVASTKPVLSRVLTQPERV from the coding sequence ATGACCGCCATCGCAACGCAGCCAACGCAGTCTGTCCCTCACAAAGGACGCATGCCCGTCATTCGTCTGACCTGGATGCTTGCACGACCCGGCGCTCAAAGCCCGGCAACAATCGTGTTGCCCGCCATCGCGTTTGCCGTCACGACGGCGCTTCTGCTGATCGTCGCCGGCGGCGTGTTGATGTTCTGGCGCTGGACGAGTGATGACGCAGCCCTGTACCAGATGCTCAGCGTTCTCGCACTCGCCCTTCTCGTTGTGCCGCTTGCCTCGCTGGGCGGCTCGGCGGCTCGATTGTCTGCGCGACGTCGCGACGATCGTCTCTCAACACTGCGACTGCTCGGCGCAACGCCTGGTGCTGTGATTCGCATGACCGTCGTCGAATCGACTGCCGTCGCGGTCATCGGCGCGCTGGTCGGGGTGGCGCTCTATGCAGCATCCATGCCTCTTGTCGGCCTCATTCCGTTTGGGGGAGAGCAGATCGGCGCAGCATCGCTGTGGGTCGGAGCGCCGATGGTCCTCGGCGTCGTCGCCGGAGTCGCTGTGATTGCAGCACTCAGCAGCGTCATTGGGCTGCGCCAGGTGGTGATCTCTCCGCTCGGAGTGCGCACAAAGCAGCAGCCGCAGCGCGTGCACTGGGTGCGAGTGCTTGTCGGGGCCGGCATCGTGATCACTGGATTCATCGTGCTGCAAAGCCTAGGAGCCCTCGGCGACTGGGGGGTCGTGATCATTGTTCTCGCCGGAACGTTCGGTGCCGGTGTTGCTGTGCTCGGCCTCGTCGGGCCCTGGGCCGTCGGGCTGCTCGCCAGGGCACAGTTGCGTTCGGCGAAGACGGCGCAGAAGCTCATCGCTGCACGCAGCATTCTCGACAACCCCAAAGCCGCGTGGCGCCAGGTGTCCGGGGTAGCCATGACGAGCTTCGTCGCCGTCGTTGGTGGTTCAGGCACGGCACTGGCCGTCACAGCATCCGCCTCGGCAAACCCGCAAGACCTGGTGCTCATCTTCGACATTCGCACGGGGATTCTGATTACCCTCATCGCGTCATTTCTCATGGTTGCGTGCTCGGCCGGTGTCAACCAGGCAGCAGAGATTCTCGACCGCAGAGAGACGTGGGTGAACCTCGATCGCGTGGGCATGTCTCGCTCAGCGATGGAAGCCGTGCGAACACGACTGGTGTTCGTTCCGCTGATCTTCGTCGCGCTCTTGTCGGCGATCGTCGGTGGCGTGCTCGTGTTTCCGCTGCTCGGCCTCTCGGTGATCTTCGCTCCCGCGTCACTTCTCGTGATCGTTGTCTGTTTCGTCGCTGGATTCGCACTCGTCGGGGTAGCGGTCGCATCGACGAAGCCCGTGCTGTCGCGTGTGCTGACACAGCCGGAGCGCGTGTGA
- a CDS encoding chorismate mutase, whose translation MSDSEAMAELNRLRKSIDNIDAALVHLLAERFKCTQEVGSLKATHGLPPSDPSREARQITRLRELAADSELDPEFAEKWFTFVVSEVIHHHERIARER comes from the coding sequence ATGTCCGACTCTGAAGCCATGGCCGAACTGAACCGTCTGCGCAAAAGCATCGACAATATCGACGCAGCGCTCGTGCACCTGCTGGCTGAGCGCTTCAAGTGCACGCAGGAGGTCGGCTCGCTCAAGGCGACGCACGGTCTGCCGCCGTCTGACCCGTCGCGGGAGGCACGGCAGATCACGCGCTTGCGCGAGCTCGCCGCAGACTCGGAGCTCGACCCTGAATTTGCCGAGAAGTGGTTCACGTTCGTGGTATCGGAGGTCATCCACCACCACGAGCGCATCGCGCGCGAACGGTAG
- a CDS encoding putative T7SS-secreted protein encodes MDCLGIVSPQNHTLMRLDGEPDDIDTRGDYLKELGETMETTATALKKIGEGTHQISEAVDKVREASNDIHSDLSDAGIRYTGTGKALIAYAEILRAAKRDIDPLVEEIKTAQTSVSTAAETRNDAQGAVSDNNTTWIWEEEASDAEKESAQSDLTDAESALSTARSTLEGLWGEFDGHYVTWEEGYDAAVKGIETAIANADNNDGWFADLMKVLNAICFVLAVVAIFVSGPIAGIILIVTTVVAVVQLSRDIYALTQGEGSWGDVIIGAVGLIPFGGGVTRIVGRGGRGLVNAMGRGGDDLVGGLRAAGRGSGRQTVSELSGAWRNATAGPRSIPVRNEFGMVTPRVPVAPTAMNNAAHNIYGLTHPQTVMDAVNNASSLNGLYTSTRDYSNQLIFDRPYNEANAGY; translated from the coding sequence ATGGACTGTCTCGGTATTGTCTCTCCGCAGAACCACACGCTCATGCGTCTCGACGGAGAACCTGATGACATCGATACGCGGGGTGACTACCTTAAAGAGCTCGGCGAGACGATGGAGACTACTGCCACGGCGTTGAAGAAGATCGGCGAAGGCACACATCAGATCAGTGAGGCCGTCGACAAGGTTCGAGAGGCGTCCAACGACATTCACAGCGACCTCAGCGATGCGGGAATACGGTACACCGGGACGGGTAAAGCTCTGATCGCGTACGCCGAGATCCTCCGCGCGGCAAAGCGCGACATCGATCCCCTGGTCGAAGAGATCAAGACTGCTCAGACCAGTGTCTCGACGGCAGCTGAAACCAGAAACGATGCCCAGGGCGCAGTCTCAGACAACAACACCACCTGGATCTGGGAAGAAGAAGCCTCGGATGCTGAGAAAGAATCGGCTCAGAGTGATCTGACCGATGCTGAGTCCGCACTCTCGACGGCACGTTCCACGCTCGAAGGACTGTGGGGAGAATTCGACGGCCACTATGTGACGTGGGAAGAAGGCTACGACGCCGCTGTTAAGGGCATCGAGACAGCGATTGCAAACGCCGACAATAACGATGGTTGGTTCGCCGACCTGATGAAGGTCTTGAACGCTATCTGCTTCGTCCTTGCTGTCGTTGCGATTTTTGTCTCGGGACCGATCGCGGGCATCATCCTGATCGTCACAACCGTTGTTGCTGTTGTGCAGCTGAGCCGAGATATCTATGCGCTGACTCAGGGAGAGGGATCCTGGGGAGATGTCATAATCGGTGCCGTCGGCCTCATTCCATTCGGCGGAGGTGTCACCCGAATAGTCGGGCGCGGTGGCCGAGGACTTGTGAACGCAATGGGACGAGGCGGCGACGACCTGGTTGGAGGGCTGCGCGCTGCGGGTCGCGGATCTGGCAGGCAAACCGTCAGCGAGCTGAGCGGCGCCTGGCGCAATGCCACAGCTGGCCCTCGAAGCATCCCGGTGCGCAACGAGTTCGGGATGGTGACTCCTCGGGTTCCTGTAGCGCCGACGGCGATGAACAACGCTGCCCATAACATATATGGCCTGACCCACCCGCAGACCGTCATGGACGCGGTGAACAACGCTTCGTCGTTGAACGGGCTCTACACGAGTACGAGGGACTACTCTAATCAGCTCATATTCGACAGACCGTACAACGAGGCGAACGCCGGCTACTAA
- a CDS encoding RDD family protein, which produces MTVADGRRARREAEQQVQAMTLRDPAAEKAAERARNREEYAEALLTADQLGIVPARSGRRSLAYFSDIVCYLIVASPGLTAAWFLLTGANWARPGIEVFTKQPNFLLLVIVMLGGMLLGWIFIIVEVALHGLRGMTVGKALAGIRSVSVVKMRKPGFWRIVLRTLILQTANVVLPLIGPALFLCSSLWSERGIGWLDRVSKSRVVDIRLGLNPLDLKDLRRAERRIARPERIVETDLPALDSTATDSHFAPGERSRLSVVGENPILPPGDNRDDWAVSVPPAPAPSAPEASTPTAQVPVDSEATISATASADDSAASHHAPQPESIEYIVEGGGVSIGITDAPVIVGRNPEARDGEQVNLVAVNDPSHSMSKTHALFGAEARGVWVEDRGSSNGTVMVQADGSERALEPFVPTWLTGSIVRCGNCEFRILMKGARS; this is translated from the coding sequence GTGACGGTTGCAGATGGTCGTCGTGCTCGGCGTGAGGCTGAGCAGCAGGTGCAGGCGATGACGTTGAGGGATCCTGCAGCAGAGAAAGCCGCGGAACGCGCCCGTAATCGTGAAGAGTATGCTGAAGCGCTGCTCACCGCCGACCAACTCGGCATCGTACCGGCGAGGTCTGGCCGACGCTCCCTCGCGTACTTCTCGGACATCGTCTGCTATCTGATCGTTGCGTCTCCCGGGCTGACGGCCGCGTGGTTTCTGCTTACCGGCGCCAATTGGGCGAGGCCCGGCATCGAGGTATTCACGAAGCAGCCGAACTTTCTGCTTCTTGTCATCGTCATGCTGGGCGGCATGCTTCTCGGCTGGATCTTCATCATCGTCGAGGTCGCACTGCACGGGCTGAGGGGGATGACGGTCGGCAAGGCATTGGCTGGCATCCGGTCGGTGAGCGTCGTGAAGATGCGAAAGCCCGGATTTTGGCGCATCGTACTGCGTACTCTGATTCTGCAGACTGCAAACGTCGTGCTTCCGCTGATCGGACCCGCACTTTTTCTCTGCTCATCGCTGTGGAGCGAGCGAGGCATCGGTTGGCTCGACAGAGTGTCGAAGAGTCGGGTCGTCGACATTCGTCTGGGACTCAATCCGTTGGACCTCAAGGATCTGCGCCGAGCAGAACGTCGCATTGCCCGTCCCGAGAGAATTGTCGAAACGGATCTTCCGGCACTCGACTCGACAGCGACCGACAGTCACTTTGCGCCAGGTGAGCGCTCTCGGCTGAGCGTCGTCGGTGAGAACCCGATTCTCCCGCCGGGCGACAATCGAGACGACTGGGCGGTCAGCGTGCCTCCCGCTCCTGCGCCGTCGGCGCCTGAAGCATCGACACCTACGGCCCAGGTGCCTGTCGACTCTGAAGCGACAATCTCTGCCACGGCATCCGCCGACGATAGTGCGGCCTCTCACCACGCACCGCAACCGGAATCGATCGAATACATTGTCGAGGGCGGGGGAGTCTCCATTGGAATTACCGATGCGCCCGTCATCGTCGGGCGTAACCCGGAGGCCCGCGACGGCGAACAAGTAAACCTCGTCGCCGTGAACGACCCGTCGCACTCGATGTCGAAGACGCACGCCCTCTTCGGAGCCGAAGCCCGCGGCGTCTGGGTGGAAGACCGCGGATCCTCGAACGGAACGGTCATGGTTCAGGCAGATGGCAGCGAACGGGCACTTGAGCCGTTCGTGCCAACGTGGCTGACCGGAAGCATCGTCAGGTGCGGGAACTGTGAGTTTCGAATTCTCATGAAGGGAGCGCGGTCATGA
- a CDS encoding WXG100 family type VII secretion target encodes MVFHFSHEQVEATAGALDTGAENIRTELNTLLGKVEDLLGEGFVTEVASDRFGEGYRELNSGIDQAINGINEMGTGLRQKSSSVGDFDATGI; translated from the coding sequence ATGGTTTTTCACTTTAGTCACGAACAGGTCGAGGCGACGGCTGGAGCGCTCGACACCGGTGCTGAGAACATCCGCACCGAGCTGAACACGCTCCTCGGCAAGGTCGAAGACCTGCTGGGTGAAGGATTCGTTACCGAGGTTGCATCGGATCGCTTCGGCGAGGGATACCGCGAGTTGAACAGCGGGATCGACCAGGCGATCAACGGCATCAACGAGATGGGCACCGGGCTTCGCCAGAAGTCAAGCAGTGTCGGTGACTTCGACGCCACGGGAATCTGA
- a CDS encoding WXG100 family type VII secretion target → MVFHMDFSEMDATAKVLDTGAESIVTAVDDLLTKVEKLLGEGFVTEVASERFGDGYRQLTEGTIKAIGGIGDMATGLRTIAEKSGEFDHKLAEG, encoded by the coding sequence ATGGTGTTTCACATGGACTTCAGCGAGATGGACGCCACCGCCAAAGTGCTCGATACCGGGGCCGAGTCGATAGTGACCGCCGTCGATGACCTTCTGACGAAGGTAGAAAAGCTGCTCGGGGAAGGCTTTGTCACGGAGGTAGCGTCGGAGCGCTTCGGGGATGGCTACAGGCAGCTGACAGAAGGCACCATCAAGGCTATTGGCGGAATCGGTGACATGGCGACTGGACTGCGCACCATCGCCGAGAAATCCGGCGAGTTCGACCACAAGTTAGCGGAAGGGTGA